One genomic window of Tenacibaculum tangerinum includes the following:
- a CDS encoding RNA polymerase sigma factor — MESIDVTKLNDEDLVREIVEKNDTHLFAVLYDRYASLVYNKCYGFSSSKEEAQDLTHDVFIRLFVKLRTFKGKSKFSTWLYSFTYNFCVNYVQRNKEKRKEKVTVVTDQIKEEDSDLEEIDDTTLFELKSDKLAKALEMISPSEKMILLMKYQDEMSIRDISLGLDIGESAVKMRLKRAKEKVVRAYNEL, encoded by the coding sequence TTGGAGAGTATTGATGTAACAAAATTAAACGACGAAGACTTGGTTCGTGAAATAGTAGAGAAGAATGATACTCATTTATTTGCTGTTTTGTATGACCGTTATGCTAGTTTGGTTTATAATAAGTGTTACGGCTTTTCATCGAGTAAAGAAGAAGCACAAGATTTAACCCACGATGTTTTTATTCGTTTATTTGTTAAATTGAGAACTTTTAAGGGAAAGTCTAAGTTTTCTACTTGGTTATATTCTTTTACATACAATTTTTGCGTAAACTATGTGCAAAGAAATAAAGAGAAAAGAAAAGAAAAAGTTACTGTTGTAACCGATCAAATAAAAGAAGAAGACTCAGACTTAGAAGAAATTGACGATACTACCTTATTCGAGTTAAAGTCAGATAAACTTGCCAAGGCACTTGAAATGATTTCTCCCTCGGAAAAAATGATTTTGTTAATGAAATATCAAGATGAAATGAGTATAAGAGATATTTCATTAGGGTTAGATATAGGTGAAAGCGCAGTTAAAATGCGTTTAAAAAGAGCCAAAGAGAAAGTTGTAAGAGCGTATAACGAACTGTAA
- a CDS encoding mechanosensitive ion channel family protein, giving the protein MNILQIDILSPFKNAFQEIINSLPIVAGFLAFVIVSWLIIKVFLYLVRKALAKTKIDEWSKKLRKTEIFGNSTINIVLTNVILGVLKWFLIFIAVMIGAEMFNLSVVSEGIRSFFAYLPKLLTALGIFVTGAYLGTVAKKAIQSMFKSFEISGGNFVGNIAFYLIVVFLSITALDQAGVDTSVIKSNLTLLIASILLAFSIAFGLGARDIVLRLLFGYYSRRNIAIGENVITNDVEGVVIAVDNICVTIKTTEGKVVLPIKDVVDNKIVIKK; this is encoded by the coding sequence ATGAATATTTTACAAATTGATATTCTTAGCCCGTTTAAGAATGCATTTCAAGAAATTATAAATTCTTTACCAATAGTTGCAGGCTTTCTAGCATTTGTAATTGTTTCTTGGCTTATTATAAAAGTTTTTCTATATCTCGTAAGAAAAGCGTTAGCAAAAACAAAAATAGATGAGTGGTCTAAAAAGCTTAGAAAAACAGAGATTTTTGGAAATAGTACCATTAACATCGTACTTACCAATGTTATTTTAGGTGTGCTTAAATGGTTTTTGATTTTTATTGCAGTAATGATAGGAGCAGAGATGTTCAACTTATCGGTAGTTTCTGAAGGAATTAGAAGTTTCTTTGCCTACTTGCCAAAATTGTTAACGGCACTAGGTATTTTTGTAACTGGAGCTTACTTAGGTACAGTAGCAAAAAAAGCGATTCAATCGATGTTCAAGTCTTTTGAAATATCGGGAGGTAATTTTGTAGGAAATATAGCTTTCTATTTAATAGTTGTTTTTTTATCAATTACTGCATTAGACCAAGCAGGTGTGGACACATCTGTAATTAAAAGTAATTTGACTTTACTCATTGCTTCAATATTGCTTGCTTTTTCAATAGCTTTTGGTTTGGGAGCTAGAGATATAGTTTTGAGACTTCTTTTTGGATATTATTCTAGAAGAAATATAGCTATAGGAGAGAATGTTATTACTAATGATGTAGAAGGGGTAGTAATAGCCGTAGATAATATATGTGTTACTATAAAAACAACTGAAGGAAAAGTTGTTTTACCAATAAAAGATGTTGTTGACAATAAAATAGTTATAAAAAAATGA
- the porT gene encoding type IX secretion/gliding motility protein PorT/SprT: MLKKLILFGILTLSLCTQAQEEKILKLPNFDKPLFHYGFYLGGNNNGYKIGYKPSGFSNAEIEVTSSIGFNVGLIADLRLHNNINLRFEPGLMSNTKTLRFNHIPGTENVNIREVGATFLHLPLIFKFSTNRLNNIRPYVLGGASYDHNFSSNERNNDDNFAGEFRTTTSNFMYEVGIGVDFYLSYFKFSPSIRGVFAINNELVRDNKTPSQWTDPIDFLGTRGVFLHLSFE; the protein is encoded by the coding sequence ATGTTAAAAAAGCTTATACTTTTCGGAATTTTAACACTGTCGCTTTGTACACAGGCGCAAGAAGAAAAAATATTAAAACTTCCTAATTTTGACAAACCTCTTTTCCATTACGGATTTTACCTAGGTGGTAATAACAATGGTTATAAAATTGGCTATAAACCTAGCGGTTTTAGTAATGCTGAAATTGAAGTAACATCTTCTATAGGTTTTAATGTGGGGTTAATTGCAGATTTAAGATTGCACAATAATATTAATCTTCGCTTTGAACCTGGATTAATGTCTAATACCAAAACATTACGTTTTAATCATATTCCTGGTACTGAAAATGTGAATATTCGTGAAGTAGGAGCTACATTTTTGCACTTGCCTTTAATCTTCAAATTTAGTACAAATAGGCTTAATAATATAAGACCTTATGTTTTAGGAGGTGCGTCATACGATCATAATTTCTCTAGTAATGAGAGAAACAATGATGATAATTTTGCAGGTGAGTTTCGAACTACCACTAGTAATTTTATGTATGAAGTAGGAATCGGTGTCGATTTTTACTTAAGTTATTTCAAATTCTCTCCTTCAATAAGAGGGGTCTTTGCTATAAATAATGAGTTGGTAAGAGATAATAAAACGCCAAGTCAATGGACTGATCCTATCGATTTTTTAGGAACTAGAGGTGTATTTTTGCATCTTTCTTTTGAATAA
- the ubiE gene encoding bifunctional demethylmenaquinone methyltransferase/2-methoxy-6-polyprenyl-1,4-benzoquinol methylase UbiE, which produces MSEKIKPYKDSELGKKEQVAQMFDNISEDYDGLNRVISLGIDVSWRKKVVQLVGENNPQQILDIATGTGDLALMMSELNPERIVGLDISEGMLQVGRQKITKANLSNKIEMIVGDSENIPFPDNTFDAITVSFGVRNFENLDKGLTEILRVLKPGGKFVVLETSNPTKFPFKQGYKLYTNFILPIIGKLFSKDKVAYSYLSESANSFPFGEAFNNILQKNGFKNAKNIPVTFGVASIYTALK; this is translated from the coding sequence ATGTCTGAAAAGATCAAACCATATAAAGATTCTGAATTAGGAAAAAAAGAACAAGTTGCTCAAATGTTTGACAATATTTCTGAAGATTACGACGGATTAAACCGGGTTATTTCTTTAGGAATTGATGTTAGTTGGCGTAAAAAAGTAGTACAATTAGTAGGAGAAAACAATCCGCAGCAAATTTTAGATATTGCCACGGGTACTGGTGACTTGGCGTTGATGATGTCAGAATTAAATCCTGAAAGAATTGTAGGTTTAGATATTTCTGAGGGAATGCTACAGGTGGGTAGACAAAAAATAACCAAAGCTAACTTGTCAAATAAAATTGAGATGATAGTAGGTGATAGTGAAAATATACCTTTTCCTGACAATACCTTCGATGCTATTACCGTTTCTTTTGGAGTTAGAAATTTTGAAAATTTAGATAAAGGATTAACAGAAATATTACGTGTATTGAAACCTGGTGGCAAATTCGTGGTGTTAGAAACTTCAAATCCTACCAAGTTTCCTTTTAAACAAGGATATAAATTGTATACTAATTTTATTCTACCAATCATAGGAAAACTATTTTCAAAAGATAAAGTTGCCTATTCTTATTTGTCAGAAAGTGCAAATTCTTTTCCTTTTGGAGAAGCTTTCAACAATATTTTACAAAAAAATGGGTTTAAGAATGCAAAGAACATACCTGTAACCTTTGGTGTTGCATCAATATATACCGCTTTGAAATAA
- a CDS encoding NifU family protein, which produces MSSIKINIQETNNETILKFVSTKILVNGGSYEYNNIDEAKNAPLVQQLFYLPFVKKVLVTANFIAIQRYDIVEWSDVEEEVREQIEAYVQGGNPVVKEENTKKDAVEVYAEVTPNPAVMKFGTNKALTQTDVEFKNIEEASKSSPLAQALFSFPFVKEIFISENYISITKYDMIDWNEVYQEVRTFIRSYIQEGKKIISQLPKQQTTQNVEIPKENLTDTETQIVAILDEYIKPAVASDGGNIAFQSYDANAKRVSVILQGACSGCPSSTVTLKNGIETMLKEMLPNQINEVVAING; this is translated from the coding sequence ATGAGTTCAATAAAAATAAATATACAAGAAACCAATAACGAAACTATTCTAAAATTTGTGAGTACTAAAATTTTGGTTAATGGAGGAAGTTATGAATACAATAATATAGACGAAGCTAAAAATGCTCCATTAGTACAACAACTTTTTTACCTACCATTTGTAAAAAAGGTATTAGTTACAGCTAACTTCATTGCGATTCAACGATACGATATTGTTGAGTGGAGTGATGTTGAAGAAGAAGTTCGCGAGCAAATAGAAGCTTATGTACAAGGTGGCAACCCAGTGGTAAAAGAAGAAAACACCAAAAAAGATGCTGTTGAAGTATATGCTGAAGTTACTCCAAATCCTGCAGTAATGAAATTTGGAACCAATAAAGCTTTAACACAAACCGATGTTGAGTTCAAGAATATTGAAGAAGCCAGCAAATCTTCTCCGTTAGCACAAGCGCTATTTAGTTTTCCTTTTGTAAAAGAAATTTTTATTTCTGAAAACTACATTTCAATCACCAAATACGACATGATTGACTGGAATGAAGTATACCAAGAAGTCCGTACTTTTATTCGTAGTTATATTCAAGAAGGTAAAAAAATCATATCTCAGTTACCTAAACAACAAACCACCCAAAACGTGGAAATTCCGAAAGAAAACTTAACAGATACTGAGACTCAAATTGTAGCTATTTTAGACGAATATATAAAACCCGCCGTGGCTTCTGATGGTGGTAATATTGCTTTCCAATCGTACGACGCTAATGCTAAAAGAGTAAGTGTTATTTTACAAGGAGCTTGTAGTGGCTGCCCATCATCGACGGTAACCTTAAAAAATGGCATTGAAACCATGCTCAAAGAAATGTTGCCAAATCAAATTAATGAAGTAGTTGCTATTAACGGGTAA
- a CDS encoding OmpP1/FadL family transporter, with protein sequence MKRILIFAILIASTYTAYSQSLGYNDLGILFSKDDNYGTARFEAMSGAFGALGGNISAFGINPAGSAVATKSTFAVTLGNRNTLYSATYYGNTTETEDDFFNITQAGGILSFESAYNSDWNRFAFTFNYRQKNDFENLFTASGNSGQALFNEHPDDITNQFNNGQEQRFNNATYGESNLFEMGFSAVHQNKLHAGASIKFHNFSFGQITRLRETNEDDNGETLNALNIQDSYFEGNGISFSAGFIYKVNQSFRFGLAYETPTWYNEVFEESNLDVFDPSDSRYDDWLGYTEISATNQDTDVNSGEEFYSNLFRLRTPSKLTASAAFVFGKKGLISADYTYKDYSGTKYTENDPFFIDINQNFDNDFEGTHALNIGAEWRFDKMSVRGGYHFEESPFKNSLDGDDISGYSLGIGYSFGSVKFDLSYTNSENNSPYQIYNSPNVNVNPIELTNNTSRVSGTITFSL encoded by the coding sequence ATGAAAAGAATTTTAATCTTTGCGATACTTATCGCTAGCACGTATACTGCCTATTCGCAATCTCTAGGCTACAACGATTTAGGTATTTTATTTTCAAAAGATGATAATTACGGAACAGCACGCTTTGAAGCTATGAGTGGAGCCTTTGGAGCCTTGGGAGGCAATATTTCTGCATTTGGAATTAACCCTGCTGGTAGTGCTGTAGCCACAAAAAGCACTTTTGCAGTAACTTTAGGTAATAGAAACACTCTGTATTCTGCAACATATTATGGAAACACCACAGAAACAGAAGATGATTTTTTTAATATCACTCAAGCTGGAGGTATTTTATCTTTTGAATCTGCTTACAATTCTGATTGGAATCGTTTTGCGTTTACTTTTAACTACCGCCAAAAAAATGATTTTGAAAATTTATTTACAGCGTCTGGTAATAGTGGACAAGCATTATTTAACGAGCATCCAGATGATATTACCAATCAATTCAATAATGGGCAAGAACAACGATTTAACAATGCTACTTACGGGGAAAGCAATCTGTTTGAAATGGGATTCTCTGCTGTACATCAAAACAAATTACATGCAGGAGCAAGTATAAAGTTCCATAATTTTAGTTTTGGTCAAATTACGCGATTAAGAGAAACCAATGAAGATGACAACGGTGAAACACTAAATGCCTTGAACATACAAGATAGTTATTTTGAAGGAAATGGAATTTCATTTAGTGCTGGGTTTATCTATAAAGTAAATCAAAGTTTTCGTTTTGGATTAGCCTATGAAACTCCCACATGGTACAATGAAGTTTTTGAAGAAAGCAACTTAGATGTGTTTGACCCTAGCGATTCTAGATATGATGACTGGCTAGGCTATACTGAGATTTCTGCGACAAATCAAGATACTGATGTGAATAGTGGTGAGGAATTTTATTCAAATCTCTTTAGATTAAGAACCCCAAGCAAATTAACAGCAAGTGCAGCTTTTGTTTTTGGAAAAAAAGGATTAATCAGTGCTGACTATACCTACAAAGATTACAGCGGAACGAAGTATACAGAAAACGATCCGTTTTTTATAGATATAAATCAAAATTTCGACAACGATTTTGAAGGTACTCATGCTTTAAATATTGGTGCTGAATGGCGTTTTGATAAAATGAGTGTTCGTGGTGGGTATCATTTTGAAGAGAGTCCATTTAAGAATTCATTAGACGGCGATGATATTTCTGGGTATTCATTAGGTATTGGTTATAGTTTCGGAAGTGTTAAGTTCGATCTATCATACACTAACTCAGAAAACAATAGCCCATATCAAATATACAACTCACCTAATGTAAATGTAAACCCTATTGAGCTTACAAATAATACCTCTAGAGTTTCAGGAACCATAACATTTAGTTTGTAA
- the proS gene encoding proline--tRNA ligase — MSKHLTKRAEDYSKWYNELVVKADLAENSAVRGCMVIKPYGFAIWENMQKELDRMFKETGHQNAYFPLFVPKSLFEAEEKNAEGFAKECAVVTHYRLQNDPDNEGKLRVDPEAKLEEELVVRPTSEAIIWNTYKGWIQSHRDLPLLVNQWANVVRWEMRTRLFLRTAEFLWQEGHTAHATKAEAIAEARQMQEVYATFAEEFMAMPVVKGAKSESERFAGADDTLTIEALMQDGKALQAGTSHFLGQNFAKAFDVKYTSKEGKQEYVWATSWGVSTRLIGGLIMTHSDDAGLVLPPKLAPIQVVIVPIYKGQEQLNAISEKVAIIVQDLRAKGISVKFDDRDTFRPGAKFAEYELKGVPVRIAMGNRDLENGTVEVARRDTFEKQTVSRDEVVEIVANLLEEIQENIYTKALAFRNDHITEVNTFEEFKDVIENKGGFVAAHWDGTMETEDKIKELTKATIRCIPNDAKEEEGTCVLTGKPSRKRVLFAKAY, encoded by the coding sequence ATGAGCAAACATTTAACAAAAAGAGCCGAAGATTACTCGAAATGGTATAACGAATTGGTTGTAAAAGCCGATTTAGCTGAGAATTCAGCAGTAAGAGGCTGTATGGTAATTAAGCCTTACGGATTTGCAATATGGGAGAATATGCAAAAAGAATTGGACAGAATGTTTAAAGAAACGGGGCATCAAAATGCGTATTTTCCTCTCTTTGTACCAAAAAGTTTGTTTGAAGCAGAAGAAAAAAATGCAGAAGGTTTTGCGAAAGAATGTGCGGTAGTTACGCATTATCGTTTGCAAAATGATCCTGATAACGAAGGTAAGTTACGTGTAGATCCTGAGGCTAAGTTAGAGGAGGAATTAGTAGTTCGTCCTACTTCAGAAGCTATTATTTGGAATACATATAAAGGATGGATACAATCGCATAGAGATTTACCTTTGTTAGTAAATCAGTGGGCAAATGTTGTTCGCTGGGAAATGCGTACACGTTTGTTTTTGCGTACCGCAGAGTTTTTATGGCAAGAAGGTCATACAGCACATGCAACTAAAGCAGAAGCCATTGCAGAAGCAAGACAGATGCAAGAAGTATATGCAACCTTTGCTGAAGAGTTTATGGCAATGCCAGTTGTGAAAGGTGCAAAAAGTGAAAGTGAGCGTTTTGCTGGAGCTGATGATACATTAACCATTGAAGCGTTAATGCAAGATGGTAAAGCTTTACAGGCTGGAACCTCACATTTCTTAGGTCAAAACTTTGCCAAAGCTTTTGATGTTAAGTATACATCGAAGGAAGGAAAACAAGAATATGTATGGGCAACTTCTTGGGGTGTATCAACACGATTAATTGGAGGGTTGATTATGACACATTCTGATGATGCAGGTTTGGTATTACCTCCAAAATTAGCTCCAATTCAGGTAGTAATTGTACCTATATATAAAGGGCAAGAGCAGTTGAACGCTATTTCAGAAAAAGTAGCCATAATCGTACAAGATTTACGTGCTAAGGGAATTTCAGTAAAGTTTGATGATAGAGACACGTTTAGACCAGGAGCTAAATTTGCAGAGTATGAATTGAAAGGAGTTCCTGTACGAATCGCCATGGGAAATCGTGATTTAGAAAACGGTACTGTAGAAGTAGCACGTCGTGATACTTTTGAAAAGCAGACTGTTTCAAGAGATGAAGTAGTAGAGATTGTAGCTAATTTGTTAGAAGAGATACAAGAAAATATTTATACCAAGGCATTAGCGTTTAGAAATGACCATATTACAGAAGTGAATACTTTTGAAGAGTTTAAAGATGTAATTGAAAATAAAGGAGGTTTTGTTGCTGCTCATTGGGATGGTACTATGGAAACTGAAGACAAAATTAAAGAGTTGACTAAAGCAACAATAAGATGTATTCCTAATGATGCAAAAGAAGAAGAAGGAACTTGTGTGTTAACAGGAAAACCTTCTAGAAAAAGAGTACTTTTTGCCAAAGCGTATTAA
- the rpsT gene encoding 30S ribosomal protein S20 translates to MANHKSALKRIRSNESKRLRNKYQHKTTRNAVRKLRATEDRKEAESMFSTVVSMIDKLAKNNIIHENKAANLKSKLAKHVAAL, encoded by the coding sequence ATGGCAAATCATAAGTCAGCATTAAAAAGAATTAGAAGTAACGAATCAAAGCGCTTAAGAAATAAATATCAGCATAAAACAACTCGTAATGCTGTAAGAAAATTAAGAGCTACAGAAGATAGAAAGGAAGCAGAGAGCATGTTTTCAACTGTTGTTTCTATGATAGATAAATTAGCAAAGAACAACATTATTCATGAGAATAAAGCAGCAAATTTAAAGTCTAAATTGGCTAAGCACGTTGCAGCTTTGTAA
- the rodA gene encoding rod shape-determining protein RodA, translated as MRQERNNIFAGVDWLLILIYFLLVSFGWMNIYAASSTEETRAVFDFSTKYGKQLIFIALSIPVIVFILFFNSKFYERFASLLYLISLVLLAGVLVFGKKINGATSWYNFGGIGLQPSEFAKAFTALALAKLMSDRQYNLNLIKNQIKAFIIIFLPAFLIALQPDMGSVLIYFAFFFVLNREGLTLAYILFGVVSILLFILTVYFGATWILIICLAIITMGTLYGMYKDKRFFRFNALKIISLYLFSTLFVLGIGYTYNNILEQHQKDRFDILLGKIQDNKGIGYNSYQSEKTISSGGFSGKGFLQGDRTQGNFVPEQHTDYIFSTVGEEWGFIGSTLVIILFMLFLYRIIYLSETQTNKFGRIYGYGVASIFFFHVIVNIGMVIGLLPTIGIPLPFFSYGGSSLWGFTLLLFIFIRLDAHKKYDW; from the coding sequence TTGCGACAAGAACGAAATAATATTTTTGCAGGGGTCGATTGGCTACTCATACTAATCTATTTTCTTTTAGTAAGTTTTGGGTGGATGAATATTTATGCCGCCTCCTCTACCGAAGAAACTAGAGCTGTTTTTGATTTTTCTACTAAGTATGGAAAACAATTAATTTTTATAGCACTAAGCATTCCTGTAATTGTATTCATCTTATTCTTCAACTCCAAGTTTTACGAACGCTTCGCCAGTTTGTTATACCTTATATCCTTAGTTTTATTGGCTGGTGTTTTGGTATTTGGAAAAAAGATTAATGGAGCTACTTCGTGGTATAATTTTGGCGGAATAGGATTACAACCTTCTGAGTTTGCAAAAGCTTTTACGGCACTAGCTCTTGCCAAATTGATGAGTGATCGTCAATACAATTTAAATCTCATAAAAAATCAAATTAAAGCTTTTATTATTATTTTTCTACCTGCATTTTTAATTGCCTTGCAACCCGATATGGGTTCTGTTTTAATTTATTTTGCCTTTTTCTTTGTATTAAATCGAGAAGGCTTAACATTAGCTTATATACTTTTTGGCGTTGTATCTATTTTGTTGTTCATATTAACCGTTTATTTTGGCGCAACATGGATTCTTATTATTTGCTTGGCCATCATAACCATGGGTACACTCTACGGAATGTATAAGGACAAACGTTTTTTTAGGTTCAATGCCTTAAAAATAATTAGTTTATATCTTTTTTCTACGCTCTTCGTTCTAGGCATAGGATACACTTACAATAATATTTTAGAGCAGCATCAAAAAGACCGTTTCGATATTTTACTTGGTAAAATTCAAGATAATAAAGGAATCGGATACAATTCCTATCAGTCTGAAAAAACCATTAGCTCTGGGGGGTTCTCTGGAAAAGGTTTTTTACAAGGCGATAGAACACAAGGAAATTTTGTTCCCGAGCAGCATACAGATTATATATTTAGTACTGTTGGTGAAGAATGGGGTTTTATAGGCAGCACGTTAGTGATTATTTTATTTATGCTATTTCTTTACAGAATCATTTATTTATCGGAAACACAAACCAACAAATTTGGAAGAATTTATGGCTATGGCGTTGCTTCAATTTTCTTTTTTCATGTGATTGTAAACATAGGTATGGTTATCGGTTTGCTACCAACCATCGGAATTCCCCTACCCTTTTTTAGCTATGGAGGTTCTTCTCTGTGGGGATTTACCTTACTCTTATTTATTTTCATTCGCTTAGACGCTCATAAGAAATACGATTGGTAA
- a CDS encoding penicillin-binding transpeptidase domain-containing protein produces MYDTLAVPGKDLTLTIDSELQQYGELLMSGKRGGIVALEPQTGEILALVTAPSYDPNLLVGRKRSPNSVKLFNDTINMPTFDRGLQAMYSPGSPFKILTGLIGLQEGVIDTRTPFYCNHGYRYGKQPNAFMGCHCGIVGRPVRLVTAIAKSCNSYFANTYRRIIDNYENPSIGMDAWSNHAKSFGLGNYLGYDLPSGQKGRIPDGKFYDKNYEFRWGATTTISNAIGQGEVETTPIQLANMTAAIANKGHFYTPHIVKKIDNKPVIDSTYTTQRKTTVSPEHFPIVIEAMYETFTRGTARYSQVKGIDICGKTGTVENFIRVDGKKVQLTDHSIFIAFAPKDDPKIAIAIFVENGGYGSTIAAPITSLLIEKYLNGTVSRKHIEDRMVNLSLQKEYDKKQELLTSKNDSIATRTK; encoded by the coding sequence ATGTACGACACACTAGCTGTTCCAGGAAAAGACCTAACTCTAACCATCGACAGCGAACTTCAACAATACGGCGAATTGCTTATGTCTGGTAAGAGAGGTGGAATTGTGGCTCTAGAACCGCAAACAGGTGAAATATTAGCCCTCGTAACCGCCCCTTCATACGACCCAAACTTATTAGTAGGCAGAAAACGCTCTCCTAACTCTGTAAAATTATTTAACGACACCATTAACATGCCGACCTTCGATAGAGGCTTACAAGCAATGTATTCTCCAGGATCTCCTTTTAAAATTCTTACAGGATTAATTGGTTTGCAAGAAGGAGTTATTGATACAAGAACCCCTTTTTATTGTAATCATGGATATCGTTATGGTAAACAACCCAATGCTTTTATGGGATGCCACTGCGGAATTGTTGGGCGCCCAGTACGATTGGTTACTGCCATTGCTAAATCTTGTAACTCGTATTTTGCAAACACCTACAGAAGAATTATTGATAATTATGAAAACCCTAGCATCGGAATGGATGCTTGGAGTAATCATGCTAAAAGCTTTGGATTAGGTAATTATTTAGGATACGACCTACCTTCAGGTCAAAAAGGTAGAATTCCAGATGGTAAATTTTATGACAAAAATTACGAATTTAGATGGGGAGCTACCACCACTATTTCAAATGCTATAGGACAAGGAGAAGTAGAAACCACTCCTATTCAACTAGCAAATATGACTGCCGCTATTGCGAACAAAGGGCATTTTTACACACCTCACATTGTTAAGAAAATTGACAATAAGCCGGTAATAGATTCTACCTACACAACACAAAGAAAAACGACCGTTAGCCCAGAGCACTTCCCTATTGTTATTGAAGCCATGTATGAAACATTTACTAGAGGTACCGCTCGGTACAGTCAAGTAAAAGGAATTGATATTTGTGGAAAAACAGGTACCGTAGAAAATTTTATTAGAGTAGATGGTAAAAAAGTACAGTTAACAGACCATTCTATTTTTATTGCTTTTGCACCCAAAGACGACCCTAAAATTGCGATTGCTATTTTTGTAGAAAATGGCGGTTACGGTTCTACCATTGCTGCTCCTATAACGAGTTTACTTATAGAAAAATATCTCAATGGAACAGTATCAAGAAAACATATTGAAGATCGAATGGTTAATTTAAGCCTTCAAAAAGAGTATGATAAAAAACAAGAATTACTAACCTCAAAGAACGATTCTATTGCGACAAGAACGAAATAA
- a CDS encoding penicillin-binding protein 2 has protein sequence MKRNFLLIFLITLIGVIYIARLFQLQIIRGSKPSLNHSATIKIEYDYPERGYIYDRHGKLLVANQLSYDVMIIPKEVEPLDTLEFCSLLKIDKDDFIKRFEKANNYARWLPSVFLKQLAKEDYAYLQEKLSKYKGFYVQKRIIRNYPKKSAANVVGYISEVNEYVAKNSDYYEQGELIGNLGVEKQYENVLRGIKGKKGSNEIT, from the coding sequence ATGAAACGAAATTTCTTACTTATATTTTTAATTACTCTCATAGGAGTTATCTACATAGCGAGGCTATTTCAGCTTCAAATAATTCGCGGTAGTAAACCAAGCTTGAACCACAGCGCTACTATCAAAATTGAATACGATTATCCTGAAAGAGGGTACATTTACGATCGTCATGGAAAACTATTAGTAGCCAATCAATTATCATACGATGTAATGATAATTCCTAAAGAAGTGGAACCCTTAGACACCTTAGAGTTTTGCTCACTATTAAAAATTGACAAAGACGACTTTATAAAACGTTTTGAAAAAGCGAACAACTACGCGCGCTGGCTTCCTTCCGTATTTTTAAAACAGTTAGCAAAAGAAGATTATGCCTATTTGCAGGAAAAACTATCTAAATACAAAGGATTTTATGTGCAAAAACGTATTATTAGAAATTACCCTAAAAAATCTGCAGCAAATGTAGTAGGTTATATTAGTGAGGTTAATGAGTATGTAGCTAAAAATAGCGATTATTATGAGCAAGGGGAATTAATAGGAAATTTAGGGGTCGAAAAACAATATGAAAACGTTTTAAGAGGTATAAAAGGAAAAAAAGGTTCAAACGAAATAACTTAA
- the mreD gene encoding rod shape-determining protein MreD — MNRTLYLIFLFVFLLLLQVLVLNNILFLGYINPYAYIIFIFIYPLKENRFSLLISAFLLGLSVDAFSNSGGVHTFATVFIAYIRLFFFKAIFKKSTSDYLLFNLRHEPFDKVFNYTVILTLIHHFILFSLTNFSFYNFSNVLINTLFSSVFTLLLYFLGSFIFRKKLA; from the coding sequence ATGAATAGAACATTGTACCTGATATTTTTATTTGTTTTTCTCTTGTTATTGCAAGTATTAGTTCTAAACAACATCTTGTTTTTAGGATACATAAATCCCTACGCATATATTATTTTCATATTCATATATCCGTTAAAAGAAAACAGATTTTCTCTTTTAATTTCTGCGTTCTTATTAGGCTTAAGTGTTGATGCGTTCTCTAACTCTGGCGGAGTTCATACCTTTGCTACAGTATTCATAGCTTATATACGGTTATTCTTTTTCAAAGCTATTTTTAAAAAAAGTACGTCAGACTACTTGCTTTTTAACCTAAGACACGAACCTTTTGATAAAGTATTTAATTATACAGTAATTTTAACACTAATACATCATTTCATTTTATTTAGTTTAACTAACTTTAGTTTTTATAATTTTTCAAACGTACTTATCAATACACTTTTTTCTAGTGTTTTTACGTTACTCCTGTATTTTTTAGGAAGTTTTATATTTAGGAAAAAACTAGCATGA